Proteins encoded together in one Chryseobacterium sp. G0201 window:
- a CDS encoding polysaccharide deacetylase family protein translates to MKERIINLLANFAGNDIKKSFPLPYCLPVYHCVSDENLLHLNHIIKYKNVKQFEEDLDYLSTYFQFVNWGEFKDFINGNFKPKKKIALLTFDDGFREFYDVVVPILERKGIYAVNFINPAFIDNKDLMFRCKASLIINEIEKNKDINPEIYHILQFKSDSKAEIKQKILKLNYYKTEILDKLTEILEININEFLGEQKPYLSFDQLKSLTQKGFGISSHSWDHPLYHELSLSQKLETTNKTFNYLKDNQFLYESFAFPFTDFGVEKAFFDELFKNNEMFCTFGSAGIKLDSISKNLQRIPMETGENADTILKKEITYYQLKGIFNKNKIIRK, encoded by the coding sequence ATGAAAGAGCGAATCATAAATTTACTGGCCAATTTTGCAGGAAATGACATCAAAAAATCGTTTCCTCTTCCCTATTGTCTTCCTGTCTACCATTGTGTTTCTGATGAAAACCTACTCCATCTTAACCATATTATCAAGTATAAAAATGTAAAGCAGTTTGAAGAAGATCTAGATTATCTTTCAACATATTTTCAGTTTGTAAATTGGGGAGAATTTAAAGATTTTATCAACGGAAATTTTAAACCTAAAAAGAAAATAGCTCTTCTTACTTTTGATGATGGTTTCAGGGAATTTTATGATGTAGTTGTCCCAATTTTAGAAAGAAAGGGAATTTATGCCGTCAATTTTATCAATCCGGCTTTCATTGATAATAAAGATCTGATGTTCCGCTGCAAGGCAAGTTTAATCATTAATGAAATTGAAAAAAATAAAGATATAAATCCGGAAATCTATCATATTCTTCAGTTTAAAAGTGATTCGAAAGCAGAAATCAAACAGAAAATTTTAAAGCTTAATTATTATAAAACAGAAATTCTGGATAAGCTTACAGAAATACTTGAAATTAATATCAATGAATTTTTAGGAGAACAAAAGCCTTATTTAAGCTTCGATCAATTAAAATCATTAACTCAAAAAGGATTCGGAATTTCCTCGCATAGTTGGGATCATCCTTTGTATCATGAATTATCTTTAAGTCAAAAACTTGAAACGACTAACAAGACATTTAATTACTTAAAAGACAATCAATTTCTCTACGAAAGTTTTGCTTTTCCTTTTACTGATTTTGGAGTGGAAAAGGCTTTTTTCGATGAATTATTTAAAAATAATGAAATGTTCTGCACTTTCGGAAGCGCAGGAATAAAACTCGATAGCATCTCAAAAAACCTACAAAGAATCCCGATGGAAACTGGAGAAAATGCAGATACAATCTTAAAAAAAGAAATTACATATTATCAATTAAAAGGTATTTTCAATAAAAATAAAATCATAAGGAAATGA
- a CDS encoding GNAT family N-acetyltransferase: MIHLKTFNKKQLGEFVSSGDFKKYDFLPITTHRAHSQINNPKANDDHTLLILAFDDDKLAGYLGCFPDNFLIDGKKFNYAWLSTLFISNQFRGKRIAQQLLDKAFEEYNSNIAITEFTKEAESLYNKIGVFQYIQPKVGKRYYFRTDLATIIPAKKPKTENIKPLLSLGDSVLNSFISVKNCFIQKPDFKFKILDKVDSESVDFISRFHSNRNAEELNWAIENPWVLESKSKEENYLFSSFSESFKYFWIKIYDKKNVLETCALLFVRNGHLKISYLFSESDLEKFVTFLSYFVVKNKINYLTSYQTEFNKKAESMNIFPKIHQRNMERRYMFHKGLIGNLPNSFDPDFQDGDGDCVMT; this comes from the coding sequence ATGATACATTTAAAGACATTTAATAAAAAGCAATTGGGAGAATTTGTATCATCCGGAGATTTCAAAAAATATGATTTTCTGCCAATTACAACACACAGAGCCCATTCTCAAATTAATAATCCGAAGGCGAATGATGATCATACATTGCTTATTTTAGCGTTTGATGATGATAAATTAGCCGGATATTTAGGCTGTTTTCCTGATAATTTTTTGATTGACGGAAAAAAATTCAATTATGCATGGTTAAGTACACTTTTCATCAGCAATCAATTTCGTGGAAAAAGAATTGCTCAACAGCTTTTAGATAAAGCATTCGAAGAATATAACAGCAATATTGCTATAACGGAATTCACAAAAGAAGCCGAATCATTATATAACAAAATTGGCGTTTTTCAATATATTCAGCCAAAGGTTGGTAAAAGGTATTATTTCCGAACTGATCTGGCAACAATTATTCCCGCAAAAAAGCCCAAAACAGAAAATATAAAACCACTTCTTAGCTTGGGAGATTCTGTATTAAACTCTTTCATTTCAGTAAAAAACTGCTTCATCCAAAAACCTGATTTCAAATTTAAAATTCTTGATAAAGTTGATTCTGAAAGTGTTGATTTCATTTCAAGATTTCACAGTAACCGAAATGCTGAAGAACTCAATTGGGCAATAGAAAACCCATGGGTTTTAGAAAGTAAAAGTAAAGAAGAAAATTATTTATTTTCCAGCTTTTCTGAAAGTTTCAAATACTTTTGGATAAAAATTTATGATAAAAAAAATGTTTTAGAGACTTGTGCACTTTTGTTTGTACGAAATGGTCACTTAAAAATTTCTTATCTGTTTTCAGAATCTGATCTGGAAAAATTCGTTACATTTTTAAGCTATTTTGTCGTTAAGAATAAAATTAATTATTTAACAAGCTATCAAACAGAATTCAATAAAAAAGCAGAATCGATGAATATATTTCCAAAGATACATCAGCGAAATATGGAAAGACGATACATGTTTCACAAGGGATTAATTGGAAACCTTCCCAACAGCTTTGATCCAGATTTTCAGGATGGCGATGGTGATTGTGTGATGACATAA
- a CDS encoding M16 family metallopeptidase, with amino-acid sequence MNLHMTDKRYKETIHTDKNNYEYITIPQDENKVRIYTLKNGLKVFLAQNFDAPRIQTYIPVRTGSNNDPADNTGLAHYLEHMMFKGTSRLGTQNWEREKVLLDQISDLYEQHKAEQDPENKKEIYTKIDEVSQEASQYAIANEYDKVISSLGASGTNAHTWFDETVYKNNIPNNELEKWLKVEKERFSELTLRLFHTELESVYEEFNRAQDNDSRLVNYELMDALFPTHPNGQQTTLGKPEHLKNPSMKAIHKYFDEYYVPNNYAIVLVGDLDFEETVQLIDQYFGAIPYKELPKKTPIIEKPITGIVERTVKSPTTPRTQLAWRTDSYGSREAILADIVANILSNRGEAGLLDLNINQTQRMLWAQAFSVGLKEYGYFSIVAVPKETQTLKEAKEMVLEQIELLKKGDFPDWMLPAIINDFKVQRMKALETADGIATNLYDTYIKGRSWEQELNEMDEYSEFTKKEVIDFANEFFKDNYVIINKEKGVNDKLLRVDNPGITPIKINREAQSEFLKEILAEKTDDIQPEFIDYQKEIKTAAVKDKKLSFVKNKYNEIAQAHFIFPFGSDHDRDLGISTQVLQYLGTEKFSPEDLKKEFFKIGVSNDFKTTADQLLISLSGLEENIENGIELLQHWMHNVKPDQEIYNQFVETILENREAVKKDKNRIMTALTNYTKLGEFSRFTDIISKKELESSNVEVFTDRMKKLFDYPYQVFFYGKNFENFTNYIEKYIETASLQIPEPKKYPEPETKGNVYFMNYDMVQMEMSKIGRGNEVNTANFGKINVFNEYFGRGLSSIVFQEIRESKSLAYSAYVSYAANSESGHPDYITTYIGTQPDKLQIAVDTMSELMSELPEVPIQFENARNAALKQIASTRITRTTIFFNTLRLKKIGISHDFRKDIYQQIQNLKFDDVKQFYQTEIKPVHFNTAIIGKRENLNMEAVNQMGEFKELTLKDIFGH; translated from the coding sequence ATGAATTTACATATGACTGACAAAAGATATAAGGAGACGATTCATACAGACAAAAACAACTACGAATACATCACAATACCTCAAGACGAAAATAAAGTAAGAATCTATACCTTGAAAAACGGGTTAAAAGTTTTTCTTGCTCAAAATTTTGATGCTCCGAGGATTCAAACCTACATTCCTGTAAGAACGGGAAGTAATAACGATCCGGCCGATAATACAGGTTTGGCGCATTATCTTGAGCATATGATGTTTAAAGGAACTTCAAGATTAGGAACTCAAAACTGGGAAAGGGAAAAGGTTTTACTAGACCAGATTTCTGACTTATACGAACAGCATAAAGCAGAACAAGATCCTGAAAACAAGAAAGAAATCTACACAAAAATAGATGAAGTTTCTCAGGAAGCAAGCCAGTATGCGATTGCGAATGAATATGATAAGGTAATTTCTTCATTAGGCGCAAGCGGAACGAATGCCCACACTTGGTTTGACGAAACCGTTTACAAAAATAATATTCCCAATAACGAACTTGAAAAATGGCTGAAAGTCGAGAAAGAAAGATTTTCTGAATTGACATTAAGGCTTTTTCACACTGAATTAGAATCCGTTTACGAAGAATTCAACAGAGCGCAGGATAATGATTCAAGATTGGTGAATTATGAGTTGATGGATGCTCTTTTTCCAACGCATCCTAACGGTCAGCAAACGACTTTAGGGAAGCCGGAACATTTGAAAAATCCTTCTATGAAGGCGATTCATAAATATTTTGATGAATATTATGTTCCCAATAATTATGCAATAGTTTTGGTGGGTGATCTGGATTTTGAAGAAACGGTTCAACTTATCGATCAGTATTTTGGAGCTATTCCTTACAAAGAATTACCAAAGAAAACTCCAATTATTGAAAAACCTATTACTGGGATCGTAGAAAGAACGGTAAAGAGCCCGACAACGCCGAGAACTCAATTGGCTTGGAGAACCGACAGCTATGGAAGCAGAGAAGCGATATTGGCAGATATTGTTGCCAATATTTTAAGCAACAGGGGAGAAGCAGGATTATTAGATTTAAATATCAATCAAACGCAAAGAATGCTTTGGGCACAGGCTTTTTCGGTTGGTTTAAAAGAATACGGATATTTTTCAATTGTTGCTGTCCCGAAAGAAACACAGACTTTGAAAGAAGCCAAAGAAATGGTGTTGGAACAGATCGAATTGCTGAAAAAAGGAGACTTCCCAGATTGGATGCTTCCTGCCATCATCAATGATTTTAAGGTCCAAAGAATGAAAGCGCTGGAAACAGCCGATGGTATTGCTACAAACCTTTATGATACCTACATCAAAGGTAGATCTTGGGAGCAGGAATTGAATGAAATGGATGAATATTCCGAGTTTACGAAAAAGGAAGTTATCGATTTTGCGAACGAATTTTTTAAAGATAATTACGTTATCATCAATAAAGAAAAAGGAGTTAACGATAAGTTATTAAGAGTTGATAATCCGGGAATTACACCTATAAAAATCAACCGTGAAGCTCAATCTGAATTTCTAAAAGAGATTTTAGCTGAAAAAACAGATGATATTCAACCTGAATTCATTGATTATCAAAAAGAAATAAAAACAGCTGCCGTTAAAGATAAAAAACTGAGTTTCGTTAAAAATAAATACAACGAAATTGCTCAGGCTCATTTTATTTTCCCTTTTGGAAGCGATCATGACAGAGATTTGGGAATTTCTACGCAGGTTCTTCAATATTTGGGAACTGAAAAATTTTCACCTGAAGATCTTAAAAAAGAATTCTTTAAAATTGGGGTCAGCAATGACTTTAAAACAACAGCCGATCAACTTCTGATCTCACTAAGCGGTTTGGAAGAGAATATTGAAAATGGAATTGAATTGCTCCAACATTGGATGCATAATGTAAAACCGGATCAGGAAATTTACAATCAGTTTGTAGAAACAATTCTTGAAAATCGTGAAGCGGTAAAAAAAGATAAAAACCGCATTATGACGGCTTTGACGAATTATACAAAGTTGGGCGAATTTTCACGTTTTACAGATATTATTTCTAAAAAAGAGCTTGAAAGTTCAAATGTTGAGGTATTTACAGACAGAATGAAAAAACTGTTTGATTATCCGTATCAAGTATTTTTCTACGGGAAAAACTTTGAAAACTTCACTAATTATATTGAAAAATATATTGAAACGGCAAGTCTTCAAATTCCTGAGCCTAAAAAATATCCTGAACCGGAAACAAAAGGTAACGTGTATTTCATGAATTACGACATGGTACAGATGGAAATGAGTAAGATTGGAAGAGGGAATGAAGTGAACACGGCAAATTTCGGAAAAATCAATGTTTTCAATGAATATTTCGGAAGAGGTTTGTCATCGATTGTTTTCCAGGAGATCCGTGAGAGTAAGAGTTTGGCGTACTCTGCGTATGTTTCTTACGCTGCCAATTCAGAATCGGGACATCCGGATTATATCACAACGTACATCGGAACTCAGCCGGATAAATTGCAGATTGCAGTTGACACGATGAGTGAACTGATGAGCGAACTTCCTGAAGTGCCCATTCAGTTTGAAAATGCCAGAAATGCAGCTTTAAAACAAATTGCATCAACAAGAATTACACGAACTACTATTTTCTTCAATACCTTAAGGTTAAAAAAAATAGGCATTTCGCATGATTTTAGAAAAGATATTTATCAGCAGATTCAAAATTTGAAATTTGATGATGTGAAGCAGTTTTATCAGACAGAAATAAAACCTGTACATTTCAATACCGCCATTATCGGGAAACGAGAAAACCTGAATATGGAAGCTGTTAACCAAATGGGAGAGTTCAAAGAATTGACTTTAAAAGATATTTTTGGACATTAA
- a CDS encoding copper resistance protein NlpE — protein MNKLQISGIAAMAFLASCSPKEKTSELSSVSPKTDPMSIQTPMDTTSKETVATAHNSQNSLDWNGTYEAVVPCADCPGIKTTLLLNKDKTFSITEEYIDRNSKNNDKGTFDWDATGSVITLNGKSAKYKYKVGENKLSQLDMDGKEIDGPNKNLYVFNKK, from the coding sequence ATGAACAAATTACAAATTTCAGGTATTGCAGCAATGGCTTTTCTGGCTTCTTGCTCACCGAAAGAAAAAACAAGTGAACTATCATCTGTCAGTCCTAAAACTGATCCGATGTCCATTCAAACACCTATGGATACTACATCTAAAGAAACAGTTGCAACAGCTCACAATTCACAAAATTCTCTTGACTGGAATGGAACTTATGAAGCAGTTGTCCCTTGCGCCGACTGCCCTGGAATAAAGACGACTTTACTATTAAATAAAGATAAAACCTTCAGTATTACAGAAGAGTACATCGACAGAAATTCAAAAAATAACGACAAAGGTACTTTTGATTGGGATGCTACCGGAAGTGTGATCACTCTTAATGGTAAAAGTGCAAAATACAAATATAAAGTGGGAGAAAATAAGCTTTCTCAACTGGATATGGACGGTAAGGAAATCGATGGTCCAAACAAAAATCTATATGTTTTCAATAAGAAATAA
- a CDS encoding S46 family peptidase: MTKKILLSVFLLPAAMAFAQQYGGMWIPTELNEKEMKDLGMKISAKDIFNPQKASIKDAVVQFNGGCTAEIISPKGLLLTNHHCGYGQIQAHSTVQNDLLSNGFWAQNMSTELPNPGVTVDFIVDIKDVSNQILEGTDNLTEPDLTKKINTNIEVYKNSQKTESYQSISVKPMYYGNKYYAYTIETYKDIRLVGAPPQSIGKFGSDTDNWVWPRHTGDFSMFRIYADKNNKPAEYSKDNIPYTPKHYLPVSIKDKNENDFTFVFGFPGKTTEYLPAIAVEKIMKEVDPAKIDVRDVALKTLDEKMRADDATRIKYASKFASVANYWKKWIGEVEGLKKSNAVEKKVMYEGSLVAKNHEVKATLDQLNKLYNDQAPFALNNAYYTEVIKNAETLKLASDYYTYINSVESGRMDEKELTKLKTKLTAFYKDYSAELDAKVTAKLLALYANKTAPQFLPAGFDKYKNEAQNITVIEDISKNSIITGRTAVNGAMLSADIEKAFSNQDKLIKNLKKDPVYQLYLSIRDTYMKTADPQFTSLQTKIDALQKTFMAQQIDTDKDRKFFPDANSTLRVTYGKVKGSTPRDGVSYSYQTHLAGVIEKYVPGDYEFDVPKKLLDLYNKKDFGNYKDKTGDVPVGFTATNHTTGGNSGSPVLDANGNLVGLNFDRQWEGTMSDINYDPRFSRNIMVDTKYILFIIDKYADSKWLIDEMKVIK, encoded by the coding sequence ATGACAAAAAAGATACTTTTATCTGTATTTCTTTTGCCGGCTGCGATGGCTTTTGCACAGCAATACGGAGGAATGTGGATCCCAACAGAGCTCAATGAAAAGGAAATGAAAGATTTGGGAATGAAAATCTCTGCCAAAGACATCTTCAATCCTCAAAAAGCAAGCATAAAAGATGCTGTGGTACAGTTCAACGGAGGTTGTACTGCCGAAATCATTTCTCCAAAAGGATTATTATTGACCAATCACCACTGCGGTTACGGTCAGATCCAAGCTCATTCTACAGTACAAAATGATCTTTTATCAAACGGTTTCTGGGCACAAAATATGAGTACAGAACTACCAAATCCGGGAGTAACAGTAGATTTTATCGTAGATATCAAAGATGTTTCCAATCAAATTTTAGAAGGAACTGATAACCTTACAGAACCTGATCTTACCAAAAAGATCAATACCAATATTGAAGTTTATAAAAATTCTCAAAAAACAGAATCTTATCAATCTATTTCTGTAAAACCAATGTATTACGGAAATAAATACTACGCTTACACCATCGAAACGTACAAAGACATTCGTTTGGTAGGAGCACCGCCACAAAGCATTGGAAAATTTGGTTCTGATACCGATAACTGGGTTTGGCCAAGACATACGGGAGATTTCTCAATGTTCAGAATTTATGCTGACAAAAATAACAAGCCTGCTGAATATTCAAAAGATAACATTCCTTACACGCCGAAGCATTATCTTCCGGTTTCTATCAAGGATAAAAACGAGAATGACTTCACATTTGTATTCGGATTTCCCGGAAAAACAACAGAATATCTTCCTGCAATCGCCGTAGAAAAGATCATGAAAGAGGTCGATCCTGCAAAAATTGACGTACGTGATGTTGCTCTGAAAACCTTGGACGAAAAAATGCGTGCCGATGATGCAACCCGTATCAAATATGCTTCAAAATTCGCTTCCGTTGCCAATTACTGGAAAAAGTGGATCGGTGAAGTAGAAGGTTTGAAAAAATCCAACGCCGTTGAGAAAAAAGTAATGTATGAAGGTTCTTTGGTCGCTAAAAACCATGAGGTGAAAGCAACTTTAGACCAATTAAATAAATTATACAACGATCAGGCACCTTTTGCTTTAAATAATGCATATTACACAGAAGTCATCAAAAATGCAGAAACATTAAAGCTTGCAAGTGATTATTATACTTACATCAATTCTGTAGAATCCGGCAGAATGGATGAAAAAGAGCTCACCAAACTTAAAACAAAACTAACTGCATTCTACAAAGATTACAGTGCAGAATTGGATGCAAAAGTGACGGCAAAACTATTAGCTTTATACGCTAACAAAACAGCTCCACAATTCTTACCTGCAGGTTTTGACAAGTATAAAAATGAAGCTCAAAACATCACTGTCATTGAAGATATTTCGAAAAATTCAATTATTACGGGAAGAACTGCTGTGAACGGAGCAATGCTTAGTGCAGATATTGAAAAAGCTTTCTCTAATCAGGATAAATTAATCAAAAACCTGAAAAAAGATCCTGTTTATCAGCTTTATCTGTCAATCAGAGATACATATATGAAAACTGCTGATCCTCAATTCACCTCTCTTCAGACTAAAATTGATGCGTTGCAAAAAACGTTCATGGCTCAGCAAATCGATACGGATAAGGACAGAAAATTCTTCCCGGATGCCAATTCTACGCTTCGTGTAACCTACGGAAAAGTGAAAGGCTCTACGCCAAGAGACGGTGTTTCTTACAGTTACCAGACGCATTTGGCAGGAGTAATCGAAAAATATGTTCCTGGAGATTATGAATTTGATGTTCCTAAAAAACTTCTCGATCTTTACAACAAAAAAGACTTCGGAAACTATAAAGATAAAACAGGCGATGTTCCTGTAGGATTCACGGCAACGAACCATACGACGGGAGGAAACTCAGGAAGTCCGGTTTTGGATGCTAATGGAAATCTTGTTGGATTAAATTTCGACAGACAGTGGGAAGGAACGATGAGTGATATCAATTATGACCCACGTTTCAGCCGAAATATCATGGTTGATACCAAATACATTCTTTTCATTATTGATAAATATGCCGATTCTAAATGGCTTATCGATGAAATGAAAGTGATAAAGTAA
- a CDS encoding MgtC/SapB family protein, with amino-acid sequence MEFLQDHSIQNELLLIFISVLLGVFIGAEREYRNKSAGLRTFILVCFGSCLFTILSIKIGVENPDRLAANIITGIGFLGAGVIFKGDNKIDGITTATTIWATASIGMAVGSGYVYLSLLGTVLVLLILSSLTYLQNFIDNNHKIREYKIAVTASDEIRHCEELFRNNNLKHLMIRQQYTVGNLATTWRLTGKNKHHETLIKQLMNDPKITAYQF; translated from the coding sequence ATGGAATTTTTACAGGATCATTCTATTCAAAATGAACTGTTATTGATATTTATTTCTGTTCTTTTGGGCGTTTTCATAGGCGCAGAACGTGAATATCGAAACAAATCAGCAGGGCTGCGTACTTTTATTTTAGTATGTTTTGGATCTTGCCTGTTTACGATTCTTTCCATTAAAATTGGTGTTGAAAACCCAGATCGTTTAGCCGCCAATATCATTACCGGAATCGGTTTTCTGGGCGCTGGAGTTATCTTTAAAGGTGATAATAAAATCGATGGAATCACCACTGCAACAACGATTTGGGCAACCGCTTCGATCGGAATGGCTGTAGGTTCCGGATATGTTTATTTATCGCTTTTGGGAACTGTTTTGGTATTATTGATTTTAAGTTCACTTACTTATCTTCAAAACTTTATTGATAACAATCACAAGATCAGAGAATATAAAATCGCCGTTACAGCCTCTGATGAAATAAGACATTGTGAAGAATTATTCAGAAATAATAATTTGAAACACCTGATGATAAGACAACAATACACGGTAGGAAATTTGGCAACAACCTGGAGGCTCACAGGAAAAAATAAACATCATGAAACTTTAATTAAACAATTGATGAATGATCCTAAAATAACCGCCTATCAATTTTAA